In the genome of Lathyrus oleraceus cultivar Zhongwan6 chromosome 4, CAAS_Psat_ZW6_1.0, whole genome shotgun sequence, the window ATTTTTATTCTGTTTATATGTCATctgttgttcagatattagtgtcgtgacattactttcgacatctcatatctgataccagaatttcaattggtatcagagcaggcatcctgctctggttctgggtgagatcttgggacattactttctggtactatggacAGAGACGGAGGATCTATAAACAGACCACCAATTCTAGATGGATCTgactatgactactggaaacctcaGATGGTATccttcttgaaatctttggaCAATTAGGCTTGGAAAGTTGTTCTAACAGGTTGGGAACATCCATTcattactaaggatggagaagttacaactgataagaagcctgaggaagaatggaccaaggagaAGGATGAACTAGCTCctggaaactctaaagcattgaatgctatattcaatggggttgataagaacatcttcagactggtgaacaattgtgaggtggctaaagatgcttggaatattctcaaaaccactcatgaaggtgcctcgagagtgaagatgtctagattgtagttgcttactactaagtttgaaaatttgaggatgaaataagatgaaagtattcatgatttccatatgaatattcttgagattgctaattcctcaggagccctgggtaagaagatgtcagatgaaaagcttaTGAGGAAAATTCTCAGATCACTTCCTAAAAGATTTGCcatgaaggtgacagccatagaagaatctgaagatatctgcaagatgagagtggatgagctaattggatccctccaaacattcgagttgggaatgagtgatggatctaaaaagaaagtcaaaagcatagcctttgtgtcaaacactgaagataaaaaggaagaaagtagtcaggatactgatgaaggtATGTCAAATAACTTAGCCTTACTTGGAAGATAATTCAACAAAAtcctgaagaggatggatgtgaggtcaaagtctaatgtcaagaataactcatttgacatcagtaggcccaatgatgctggaagaagaacaaaaacTGAAGAAAAATACAAACAGGACAAACGAATTCAGTGTCATGAGTGTGAagggtatggtcacattagagctgaatgtgggacctatctcaagaaatagaagaagagtcttgctgctacttggtctgatgatgattctgaaagtgaaacagaaggacAATCTGCCAATCTTGTGATTGCCTTGATTGGGAGATGGGATCTTGATGAAGACTCTAGtgatgatgaattaacctttGATGCATTAGCTAATTCTTACAGGAAGTTGTAtttcagaagtgaagaagtgtgtcaacaagtggagaatcagaagaaactgaTAACCCACCTAGAGGCTGACAAGAtagaacacttagaaaccatttctaagttgaagatcgaagccttgttcctgaattccaaactggatgagatgacgaagtatgtcagaatgctaaacagtggatctgacaccttagacaaaatcctccaggcTGGAAAGATGACAGGAGACAtgactggccttgggttcaatgaatcttCTCCTGAGTGTAATCCCTCTAatagcaaaccaaagatgtcacatcaggtatctcaacatcacaagggaagacaacataaaggaaaacaccaaagatggagatgtcattattgtaggaaatttggtcacataaaaccattctgcttcaggctgtatggttatcctagtcctactcatcaaCCTAGACCTAAACAACACATCTCTTCTAACagaaaacagtgggttcctagggttggtgctactaacttgatagctcacacttccttcagagtctcagccaaataagattggtactttgacagtggatgctccagacacaaGACTGGAAGCAAAAATCTGCTAGTTGATCTTCAATCTCATGTCACAAactatgtaacttttggtgatggagcaaaaggtaaaatcaaggggattggaaagtTAAACTGCTTTGGACttcctaaccttgataatgtgtttcttgttaaaggattgactgcaaacctgatCAGCATCAATCAGGTATGCGATCAAGGTCTcaatgtgaacttcacaaaaactgaatgcttgattactaatgcaaaaaatgaggtgatcatgagaggagtcagatctaaggacaactgctatatgtggattcctcaagaaactagctactcatcaatatgtgctctagctaaagaagaagaagtgaaactatggcatcaaaaactgggtcatctgcatcttaaaggaatgaagaatatcatatatgttgaagcagtcagaggaatcccaaaattaaagattgaagaaggaagagtatgtggtgaatgtcagattggaaagcagacaaagatgtcacatcagaagatcaaacatgacaccacatctaaaGTGTTGtaacttctccacatggacttgatggggCCTATGCAAGTGGAAAGTCTGGGTGGaaaaaggtatgcttatgttgtggtggacgacttctccagatatacctgggtgaattttataagggaaaaatctgatgtgttcAAAGACATTTGCCAAAGaattcaaagagaaagagagagtcatgtcatcagaatcagaagtgatcatgggaaagaatttgagaacagtaaatttgctgaattctgttcatctgaagggattggacatgagttctcttctcccattacccctaagcaaaatggtgtggtggaaaggaaaattagaactctccaagaatctgctagagctatgattcatgctaagaagttgccttaccacttttgggctgaagctatgaacactGCTCGTTATGTTCAGAACAGAGTAACCTTGAGAAAAGGGACctcaaccactttatatgaagtctggaagggaagaagacctactaTCAAATACTTCCAcgtgtttggtagtaaatgttatatcctggctgatcgtgaacaaagaaggaaaatggaccccaagagtgatgaaggaatatttttggactactcaacaaacaacagagcctttagagtttttaattccagaactaaagttatgatggaatctatcaatgtttttgttgatgatcaagagactgatgtcacagacgatgttgaaaattttctgaatgatgccccagctgaaATCCCTGATAAAAGTAGTGAGAGTGagtccactcaagctgaacctgaagctgattaagtaaataagggaccctctatcagaatttagaaggatcatcctaaggatctcattataggagatcctaataaaggggtcaccattagatcaagggaagtgatctcacatgtctgctttgtgtcaaagattgagcctaagaatgttacagaagccttaactgatgaattctggatcaatgccatgcaggaagagttaggtcaattcaagataaatgaagtatgggaattggttccaagacctgaaggaataaatgttattggaacaaagtgggtttacaagaataaatctgatgaaaaaggtgtggttactagaaataaagcaagattggtagcacaaggatacactcaagttgaaggagttgactttaATGAAACATTTTCTCttgtagctcgcctggagtccattagattatttCTAGGAGTGGCATGTAtcctgaagtttaaactgttccaaatggatgtgaaaagtgccttcttaaatggttacttgaatgaggaagtatatgttgaacaaccaaagggattcacatacccaaatcttccaaagcatgtgtataagttgaggaaagctctttatgggttgaaacaagctcctagagcttggtatgaaagactcacagtgtttctcattgacaatggatatagaaagggaggcattgataagactttatttgtcaaagatgaaggaggaaagctcatggttGCTCAGATCTATGTGTATGATATTGTGTTTAgtgggatgtcaagtaagatggttcaacattttgttgagcaaatgcaatctgaatttgaaatgagccttgttggagaacttacctattttcttggcctgcaagtcaagcagatggaagattctatctttctatctcaaagtaaatatgccaagaatattgttaagaagtttggcatggagaatgcaagccacaagaggacacctgctcctactcatctgaaggtgtctaaagatgaaaatggtgtcagtgtggatcGAAGTCTCcacagaagcatgatagggagtctgctatatcttaCAGCAAtcagacctgacattgcttttgctgtaggtgtatgtgctagataacaagttgaaccaaaggtgagccatataaaccaagtgaaaaggatcctgaaatatgtcaatgaCACTTGTaactatgggatgctatacactcatggatctgaatctgtgttgtctggatattgtgatgttgattgggctggaagtgctgatgataggaaaagcacataaggaggatgtttcttcttggggaacaacttaatatcgtgttttagtaagaagcaaaattgtgtttcactgtctactgctgaagctgaatacatagcaacTAGAAGTAGTTGTTCTtaactggtgtggatgaaacaaatgttaactgaatataatgtcacacaagatgtcatgacattgtactgtgataacctgagtgctataaacatctcaaagaaccctattcagcacagcaggaccaaacatattgatattcgtcaccattttattagagaacttgtggaggATAAGATTCTAGTCTTAGAGCATGTTTctactgagatgcagttagctgatatttttacaaaggccttggatacaaatcaatttgaattcctgagagggaaattagggatttgcatttatgaaaatttgtagcaattaatCTGGAGTGGAAAAAGTAATCAAATTACTGCCTATTGTCTTAAAATAAAGTGTCCTCATTATGGTAAATCATCAATTTGTTTTGGAAATACCATTTATTCCATCTTCACACGCTACCCCCATAACATCATTACCTACTCTAACTCTTCCATCTTCCTTTTCCTTCTCCACAAACCTCTGCTAGGGAAACATTACTTTTTCCAGAAAAACtccaaaatgtcacaacatcaagaTACTTCTGCTTCAAAAATTACTAAGTCTACTCCAAACGTTAGTGCTCCTCCCATGGGCATCCCTAATGATGAGATTCTGGATATTGCTCCTCTCTTTGTTATTCCTGGCGCGGACATTGACTTGAACCAACCCATCTCCATTGATGCCTCCGCTTCTGCATGTTCCAATCAAGGTAATCCCTCTAGTATTCCTTTTGGTTCAACTCCTGCCACTAACTCTAAGGAAGGAACACACTATATTGATCGTGTTATAAGAGacctagtcactaggattctTAATGAAGGCCACTCTGTGAAGGGAGTTTCTACTCCCCTTTCTCAAATATACCCCTCTCTTGAGGTTGAACAATATAGTGGTAAGGATGACGATTCTTCCAGTTCTGACAAGGAGTTGGCTGCTGAAGGGTTGCAATCTCTAGGGTAGACCATGTCTGAAAAGGAGAAATTTGTGGCTTCTCTCACTGATAATGCTTCCTACTCTGAAAAACATGACGAGGCAAATGTTGTGATTGATTTAGAGGATGGTAGCTCTGATGATCAAAAGGAAAGCTTGATTTATCACATGAAGCCAAGTGTGGCTAAACGCATGAAGACTCACAAAGGAAAATCTGTGGCTGAACTTATGTCAGCTAGAAAAGCTAAGAAGACTGCAGGTATTGGCCCCTCCAAACCATGGAGCAAGGTTGAAGTAAAGAAGAGGAAGGTCAAAGATGATTTTGAGCCTGAAGAGGATGTTGAGGAAGATTTCCCTGACATCTCGCTTGCAAAGAAAACTATTGTTAGGAAGTCTCCTGTTAAAGTCCCTGTTGTTCATTTGGATAACATATCCTTCCATCTTGAGGATGGAGCTGCTAAGTGGAAATTTATGATTCAGAGAAGGGTAGTTGTGGAAAGGGAGTTGGGAAAAGATGTTGCTGATgtcaaggaggtcatggacctgataaAAGTTGTTGGGCTGTTGAAAATTGTTGTTGGGTTCTCTCAATGCTATGAAGGTTTAGTTAAGGAATTTATTGTTAACATTCCTGAGGATATTTCTGATAAGAACAACAAGGAGTTCTGCAAGGTGTATGTGAGGGGTAAGTGTATAACATTTTCTCATATTGTTATTAATAATTTTCTAGGCAGAAAAGTTGAGGGTGCAGGAGAATTAGAAGTTACAAACAATCAAGTATGTAGGGAGATTACAGCTAGGCAGGTAAAAGTTTGGTTTGTTAAAAAGCATCTTGCTGCTGGAAAGTTGACTGTCAAGTATGCTATCCTGCATAAAATAGAAGTTGCCAACTGGGTCCCTACCAACCATATCTCCACCATCGCTAATACCCTTGGGAGGTTTATTTTTGTTGTTGGAACAAAAGTGAaatttgactatggtagatttatgttttGAACAAATCATCAAGCACGCAACTACTAATGCAGTTAAGCTGCCAATTGCTTTTCCCTCTATGATCTGTGGAATTATCTTGAATCAACATCCTGGTATTCTGTGCTCTAATGACTTACCGAGTAGAAGAAAACCTGCTTTGTCTGTGCACTACAAACTGTTTGAAGGAAGTCATGTCGAGGATATTGTCCTGACATCTGCCATGAAGAGGCCAACCTCAAAAGTTGGAGCAATTGCTGAGCTTAAGGAGACATGCAAAGATCTAGGTGAAGGGATAAGGGTTGCCACAGCTAGATAAAAATCGTTGGAAGCcttgattgcaagcttggagcagGCTGAGGGTGAAAATATTGAACATGCTAATGCCAGCCATGAAGAAGAAGCTGAAAaccacacctctagtgagaggtctgcaaaCAATGATGATGCCAGTGGAAATTCTGGTTCTGGTGATGCTGAAGAGGCTGCAAACTCAAGCTCTACTGAGTAGCTCTGTTGACTCTGGTCTCCCTTGATTTGATGATTTTCTTGGCCATTTGTTGATTTGGTGGATTTCTTTGTTTTTTTGTGGTTTGTTTCTCAGCATTCTTTCAGCTGTGTATGAACTTGGTGTTGTAACTTTTTAACTTCTGGTATTTCGGTTAATGACTAAATAAACATTTATTTTATCTCTTTGGTttcttttggctaaaaagggggagaagtagctcTAGATGTAGTTGTTGTTGCTCTGTTTGTCCGATACAGGGGGAGCATTCtggtgtttgtttgtttggcACAGGGAGAGAAGTCTCTGGGGTTTGTGTGTGTTAAACAGTATAGTTGTTGCTTGTTGTGGACTGGCTTAAGGGGGAGATGTTGTGTTCGGGGATGTTGCATGGACTTGAGGGAGAGTACAAGCGCttgtgtgtttactagttgttatttttgctagtaatgtgtgtatgtttacttctgctgctgaactgatactTTGATTGATTGCGTGTGAACGTGTGATCTGTtgtttgttttagccaaaaatttccaaagggggagtttgttggttctatgtaatggcatcaattttggtaaaacttaaGTGTTATCACAAGAAGTCACACTTattgtcttgacatgtgatatcagctttcTGCAGGTTGTTTgatatggttgtgcaggatttattcaagatgtcagacccgatgttacgACATGTacatacagaacattcagtctgaatgttatgtattgtgttGTTGTGCTTTTCATGCAAGTCTTTGTGTGCTTATATGTGGTGATTGCGTGcgttattcaaggagtaattctatttaaaacCAAAATATTATGTTTCCCAAAGAGGAATGATTTGTTACTAATTCCTAGGGAATACACGTCAAATAGAATTAGGGTATCATGTTGCCCAGGCCCATTCagaaagcttctatttaaagacCATGTGAACCCTGTGTGATTATACACAAAAACACGAACGTTGAAGTGAGTGAGTTTTAGGATTTCAGCCTAATGTACGTttgtgaattgtgagccattcattcatcttgttgatgtgtgaattggactgagttttgaGTTGTATTgtgtccactctaagctttgaagtacgagtgtataTGTTTACTTGATttaagcttttaagcaagatcaagtgtgtggtcttgaagtgtgtcttctttctttgtgGTATCTGTTCTagtatcactgttgtgattgagggaGAGTGAGTAGtgtctcatatctaagagttcttagatagaagtcacacgggtagagattaggcgaaaagactgtaacttgaagttatTTACTTAGAGTCTCTGAACTAATTCTGcttagtggatttccttcctggcttggtagcccccagacgtaagtgtgtttgcactgaactgggttCACAATTTCCTATGTCGTTTTTCAATTGTTTAATGATTTTTATTCTGTTTATATTTCATCTGTTGTTCAGATATTaatgtcgtgacattaccttcaacatctcatatacgataccagaatttcacataggaggcctcaaatcagaaggaatcaaccatcccgtcaacatcaccatcaagtatcttcagttattctagttttctctaataatcaatcaacaccaattcaacaataacaacaacgtcgacaacaacaaccgcaacaacaagcaaacacctacaacaacaacaatcatcatcaataaaactttgagaggaaaaaggtctctttcgacccgattcctatgtcatatgcagaactgtacccatatttggttctcaagaacctattccaaccaagaaacccgccgcaaattccagaaccacttccatggtggtacaagcctgagctccgttgtgcttttcatcaaggagcatccgggcatgatatagagaactgttatccgctcaagtatgaggtttagaagctgatgaagagtggaatggtgtcctctgaggatcgtgcgccgaatatgaaagcaaatccattgcccgctcatgggaactcttctgtgaatatggtggatggttgtcctggcgagtttaaggtGTTGGATGTGTGTTTTATCCTAATATCCTTGGTGtagatgcataaggatattttTATGATGAGTtattgtgagcatgaccatgatggttgtgttgtttgcagtattaattcaaggggttgcgaagttgtgaaaagggacatccaatgactgatggatgaaggcatgattcaaattgttcaatcccgtcatgtaagtgatgatgtgaatgttatagtgcccattttcaagtAGCCATagagattggtaattcagtatgacaatagcaacagtaacaatgttagcaatagatcagtatcgctATTGGTTATACTAAAATTTTAGTTATCAGACTTTtgatgtcacacgggttgttattgtagcggtgtattcgtcactttatgatttattgactaaatcaaaagcaaagcatacaaagatagagtcgccaccgcacttttatttatccagaggaatggctaaaaagcgaacaaaaacctaagaagttttacacatagaaaactaatgaaaaaggtacagagatctgggtaagggggtaattatgcaaagggaaggtgttaggcacccaatgcatcctaggtactcctagggaacccttttcacaaattgtcgcaaaagatattgtttatgaaaatatttattgtgcaaacattgattgggaagatgagagaagaatatacaatttttattatttttgtgtttggatggataaccattgcctacgtacccttacaggatcaaaacctcgtagttcggctaaaagatatccaaaaagtaagtggattgattttaaaacaaaagccctaaggtctttcattatccacgggagaaaactcaacctatacaaccacaagtccaccatgtgagaaaagcttcaacttgctagtgagggaccatgccctataataagcaaggaagtcttacaatttaatcactaaggacaaaaggtgagatttacatcaaccactaagataattgagatctatggctaatgtaagaaaacttatcaagaaagtggacttgagccacaaaacaattgaatgagtgaaattaaccaattagaatttattcacaaaagatggtcaaagtatgattagaattcaattcaaaagaagtattatgaaaatgaattttgaaaatcaaaggcttaaggcctaggtttctagtttgaaaagaagtgaaaatgtttgcacaaagtaTTTGGTTTGAGTTgacatgcaaatggaggtttaaagaacaaaaagggggaggttaagggatgtaaaacttcttagatgttcaccttttgagatcatatgtagatgatccaagtgattcctttggaaaaggcaacaagtgataacaaataaacaacataaatggataccggatgccaatcaatggacttacaccaatctcacaaaaccaaaatggatatcggatgccaatcaatggacttacaccaatctcctaaacaaacaaacaaaacatggataccagatgccaatcaatggacttacaccaatctcacaaagcaaagaaaacatggataccagatgccaatcaatggacttacactagtctcacaaaataaaaatggataccggatgccaatcaatggacttacactagtctccaaggaatgatcatatgaaacaactgccaatagttggacttacaattgactcctcacaagaaacaaataacaaatgcaataagaaagaggaaacaagttgccaataaatggtcttacactcgactctaaggaaatgggatgccaatcaatggtcttagtcccaactcctaccagatcataggaaacaactgccaattaatgggcttacaattgactcctcaatggacaaaacaaactgtcacaaagtatgaacaatgatcatgagATGATATACAATTGATGTTCACAAATGAAgacaatgcacagaggcacacacaatcaattatgcacatatgggcaaacaaacaacaagcaaccaattagcacacactatacacaatcaataggctcaagcaaggttaggctttagagccaactggaatggggtgttttgagctcttaaccctaacattgagagttagggtgaagcaaatgaaatggagatgaggagtgtgcctcatagctcttatccctggcctgggagagcttttaatcaatagaaagtgtgggagttcagaaagtaggaactcttctccacaaatgattgactctataagatcttggattcttattcacaatgcatcaacacatggtgtgagcaaggtgaatgacacaactgaatagcaggggatggattgcacatcccttttatctaccaattgcctcttaagaggacttaacctgcttggtacaaaattaaacaaacaaagacatggcatcttaaggagggcttcagacaggtgcctgccaaagtaacacgacaggtcttccagactacatgaagattaggggttatacctaagtggtatgccaaccacaagcaaagcaaagcaaagttcaaatgaacttaaagcaacttaggtacctgtgtaaacaactaaacaaatcagtacagtaaACAGACAACCCAACAACAGTCACTAACAAAtagacaatcccaatgtacaacatataagccataggtaaaaactcaagtgacttatcatcaacctacaaaacatcaaatgttagcaatcaaaagcaaatatcaacattcaaatgatgaagcaacattaaccatggaatttggatgcttgaacctgaaattcaaagcccacatgtaagtacaaaccactaagtcaaagcctagggtcaaaggtgaagaaaaaattcaaaacaggagctgaaattcaacacaatgcaacttcaaacacatattaacatgtcctaaaaaggatcacatcaaaatcatcaagcaaaagcatttcatgtgcaaaggaaatcaaaggcaatttcaaagctcatatttggacatcatgaatgaaaattccaaatcaaaacagaaattattcaaataattctggaaaaattcatgagcattaaacacatccaacatgaccaacatacaaaaaatcagaagcattagaggtcatttgatatggaaattaaattgcacaagttgatcaataaaatgtgtgacacaaattgtcacaccatgcaaacatgtgcataaaacagaaatggtaaatgagaaaaataccaaaccaagcctaaaacatccatcaatgtgtcaagaatcatcatgtaaaatttcatgtccattggattaaaatcaagtatttcatgataagatgaatggagcaaggtcacaaatgcacatatgatcaaagagtctaacaccattcaaaatccagccatgcacaatttcagcaattatcatcataaaaaactatacaaacagaggatcatgctacaaaaaatttggaattatttgagccatttttcaatttgttatgcattttctaagttgatgaaaaaataaaaatcaagatGAGCACATAGCATGTAAAATGGAGGGAAGGCATAAAAGATGAATGGATTTGAATAATGCTCTCGCCAAGAATCGATCCGTGTGAACATTTGAAAAGAAGCGCGCCGACACATGAAACAACGTCGTTTCACCTGTAAACCCTAGCGAAAATCAATTGGACGCAAAACCGTCGCTACTCCGACGCtaggatgaagatcttcatcttcctcatgaagatgaagatgaacagtagcaACCTTCAAacatttttccagatttttttccagaaatccaaaaCAAATACATCATTTCAAAGATCTTTCCATGGTGATTACAGATCAAGCAATAGCTAAGCATAATTCATCATAAcaagagagaatcgagcaaaaacatttaTGAATGCAAAACTTGAATCACACATAACTCAGTCAATAATGCAtcaattcacacgatttttagctcagaatcatcagcaagcatggatctacaagaatatagcaatgaattgcaaaattaagagattcgaaacttgacctcttgaagagcaggtccttgaattcacacgatccacagcttgtaatgatccaaatccactctataatgcttgtgatgatgtttgatgaagaaattgaagcttgaaaggtgctggatctagctcaaaacagaatttccatcttcaccttcatgagcttgatacacttgattcttgcacgaattcaacaatCTAACACTTGGTCTGCACAAAATCAAAGCCagagaaccagaatatggaaagaaatagcaatgttatttggaaaaaatttgaattatgcttgagagaaaattttggaggga includes:
- the LOC127137724 gene encoding uncharacterized protein LOC127137724; amino-acid sequence: MSEKEKFVASLTDNASYSEKHDEANVVIDLEDGSSDDQKESLIYHMKPSVAKRMKTHKGKSVAELMSARKAKKTAGIGPSKPWSKVEVKKRKVKDDFEPEEDVEEDFPDISLAKKTIVRKSPVKVPVVHLDNISFHLEDGAAKWKFMIQRRVVVERELGKDVADVKEVMDLIKVVGLLKIVVGFSQCYEGLVKEFIVNIPEDISDKNNKEFCKVYVRGRKVEGAGELEVTNNQVCREITARQVKVWFVKKHLAAGKLTVNLEQAEGENIEHANASHEEEAENHTSSERSANNDDASGNSGSGDAEEAANSSSTE